In Citrus sinensis cultivar Valencia sweet orange chromosome 4, DVS_A1.0, whole genome shotgun sequence, one DNA window encodes the following:
- the LOC102617653 gene encoding protein NUCLEAR FUSION DEFECTIVE 4-like isoform X1, with protein MVRLPERLKSFVNNRWLVFVCSMWIQSCAGIGYLFGSISPVIKAHMGYNQRQVSLLGVAKDLGDSFGFVPGTFVEILPVWSINLIGVLQNFVGYGLVWLIVTNRLPSLPLWVLCIAIFVGTNGETYFNTAALVSCVQNFPKSRGPVVGILKGFAGLSGAILTQIYIMISANETSLIFLVAVGPSIVVMAFMFIVRPIGGHRQVRLSDNTSFLFTYTVCLVLAAYMLAVLLLEDLVVVNQNVLTVLAVGLIIIILLPVTIPVVLVFFTEPPPPVEETLLAKTNKGEASKSEDYREEVILSEVEDEKPPEVDSLPASERQKRIAHLQAKLFQAAAEGAVRVKRRKGPRRGEDFTLLQALMKADFLLLFFSLVLASGSGLTVIDNLGQICQSLGYADTSIYVSMISIWNFLGRVGGGYFSEAIVRKFAYPRPVAMAVAQVVMAFALLYYAIGWPGEIYVTTVLVGLSYGAHWAIVPAAASELFGLKSFGALYNFLTLASPAGSLIFSGVIASGIYDYYAEKQAGLLWKYNGNMLPVSFRDQETPTCLGSICYSITCGIMAGLCIIAMVMSLIVVHRTKSVYAQLYGNLNRSNR; from the exons ATGGTACGTCTACCTGAGAGGCTCAAGTCCTTCGTGAACAACAGATGGCTGGTTTTTGTTTGTTCAATGTGGATTCAGTCCTGTGCTGGAATTGGCTACTTGTTTGGAAGCATATCACCTGTGATCAAAGCCCATATGGGTTACAACCAGAGACAGGTTTCTCTTTTGGGTGTGGCCAAGGATTTGGGTGACAGTTTTGGCTTTGTTCCTGGTacttttgttgaaattttgcCTGTTTGGTCAATTAATCTTATTGGTGTGCTTCAGAATTTTGTTGGGTATGGCTTGGTTTGGCTTATTGTCACCAATAGATTGCCTTCTTTGCCCCTTTGGGTG ctttgcattGCTATATTTGTTGGAACAAATGGCGAGACGTACTTCAACACAGCAGCTCTGGTTTCATGCGTGCAGAACTTCCCCAAAAGCAGGGGTCCTGTTGTGGGGATATTGAAAGGATTTGCTGGGTTGAGTGGTGctattttaactcaaatttATATCATGATCAGTGCTAATGAAACATCACTGATTTTCTTAGTTGCAGTTGGACCTTCAATTGTTGTAATGGCTTTTATGTTCATTGTCAGACCTATTGGAGGACATAGACAAGTGAGGCTGTCTGATAATACAAGCTTCTTATTCACGTACACTGTTTGCCTCGTTCTGGCGGCTTATATGTTGGCCGTCTTGCTGCTTGAGGATCTAGTAGTTGTAAATCAAAACGTGCTCACAGTATTAGCAGTGGGTTTGATCATTATCATATTGCTTCCAGTAACAATTCCTGTTGTATTGGTATTCTTCACGGAACCACCACCTCCAGTAGAGGAGACTCTTCTTGCCAAGACAAATAAAGGAGAAGCAAGTAAATCTGAGGACTATCGAGAAGAGGTCATTCTAAGTGAGGTTGAAGATGAGAAGCCTCCAGAAGTAGACTCGCTTCCAGCATCAGAAAGACAAAAACGAATTGCTCATTTGCAAGCTAAACTGTTCCAAGCAGCTGCAGAAGGGGCAGTGAGGGTCAAGCGGAGAAAAGGTCCACGTAGAGGAGAGGATTTCACTTTACTTCAGGCTTTGATGAAGGCCGACTTTTTGCTTCTGTTCTTCTCCCTTGTACTGGCTTCAGGATCTGGTTTGACTGTTATTGACAATCTGGGACAGATTTGTCAATCTCTTGGATATGCTGATACAAGTATATATGTATCCATGATCAGCATTTGGAACTTTCTTGGCCGAGTTGGAGGTGGCTACTTTTCAGAGGCCATTGTAAG AAAATTTGCTTATCCAAGACCAGTAGCCATGGCCGTAGCTCAGGTTGTAATGGCTTTTGCACTGCTCTACTATGCCATTGGATGGCCAGGTGAAATATATGTCACAACAGTGCTGGTAGGACTCAGTTATGGTGCTCACTGGGCAATTGTGCCAGCCGCAGCTTCAGAGCTATTTGGCTTGAAGAGTTTTGGCGCCTTGTATAATTTTCTGACACTGGCAAGTCCTGCTGGTTCTCTAATATTCTCTGGTGTCATCGCCAGTGGTATATACGACTATTATGCAGAGAAACAGGCCGGCCTTCTCTGGAAATATAACGGCAATATGCTTCCGGTTTCATTTCGGGATCAGGAAACTCCCACTTGTTTGGGTTCCATATGCTACTCTATCACTTGTGGGATAATGGCAGGACTTTGCATCATAGCAATGGTAATGAGTTTGATTGTCGTTCATAGGACTAAGAGTGTTTATGCTCAACTCTACGGGAATCTTAACAGAAGCAACAGATGA
- the LOC102617653 gene encoding protein NUCLEAR FUSION DEFECTIVE 4-like isoform X2 yields the protein MPLYHWLCIAIFVGTNGETYFNTAALVSCVQNFPKSRGPVVGILKGFAGLSGAILTQIYIMISANETSLIFLVAVGPSIVVMAFMFIVRPIGGHRQVRLSDNTSFLFTYTVCLVLAAYMLAVLLLEDLVVVNQNVLTVLAVGLIIIILLPVTIPVVLVFFTEPPPPVEETLLAKTNKGEASKSEDYREEVILSEVEDEKPPEVDSLPASERQKRIAHLQAKLFQAAAEGAVRVKRRKGPRRGEDFTLLQALMKADFLLLFFSLVLASGSGLTVIDNLGQICQSLGYADTSIYVSMISIWNFLGRVGGGYFSEAIVRKFAYPRPVAMAVAQVVMAFALLYYAIGWPGEIYVTTVLVGLSYGAHWAIVPAAASELFGLKSFGALYNFLTLASPAGSLIFSGVIASGIYDYYAEKQAGLLWKYNGNMLPVSFRDQETPTCLGSICYSITCGIMAGLCIIAMVMSLIVVHRTKSVYAQLYGNLNRSNR from the exons ATGCCATTATATCATTGG ctttgcattGCTATATTTGTTGGAACAAATGGCGAGACGTACTTCAACACAGCAGCTCTGGTTTCATGCGTGCAGAACTTCCCCAAAAGCAGGGGTCCTGTTGTGGGGATATTGAAAGGATTTGCTGGGTTGAGTGGTGctattttaactcaaatttATATCATGATCAGTGCTAATGAAACATCACTGATTTTCTTAGTTGCAGTTGGACCTTCAATTGTTGTAATGGCTTTTATGTTCATTGTCAGACCTATTGGAGGACATAGACAAGTGAGGCTGTCTGATAATACAAGCTTCTTATTCACGTACACTGTTTGCCTCGTTCTGGCGGCTTATATGTTGGCCGTCTTGCTGCTTGAGGATCTAGTAGTTGTAAATCAAAACGTGCTCACAGTATTAGCAGTGGGTTTGATCATTATCATATTGCTTCCAGTAACAATTCCTGTTGTATTGGTATTCTTCACGGAACCACCACCTCCAGTAGAGGAGACTCTTCTTGCCAAGACAAATAAAGGAGAAGCAAGTAAATCTGAGGACTATCGAGAAGAGGTCATTCTAAGTGAGGTTGAAGATGAGAAGCCTCCAGAAGTAGACTCGCTTCCAGCATCAGAAAGACAAAAACGAATTGCTCATTTGCAAGCTAAACTGTTCCAAGCAGCTGCAGAAGGGGCAGTGAGGGTCAAGCGGAGAAAAGGTCCACGTAGAGGAGAGGATTTCACTTTACTTCAGGCTTTGATGAAGGCCGACTTTTTGCTTCTGTTCTTCTCCCTTGTACTGGCTTCAGGATCTGGTTTGACTGTTATTGACAATCTGGGACAGATTTGTCAATCTCTTGGATATGCTGATACAAGTATATATGTATCCATGATCAGCATTTGGAACTTTCTTGGCCGAGTTGGAGGTGGCTACTTTTCAGAGGCCATTGTAAG AAAATTTGCTTATCCAAGACCAGTAGCCATGGCCGTAGCTCAGGTTGTAATGGCTTTTGCACTGCTCTACTATGCCATTGGATGGCCAGGTGAAATATATGTCACAACAGTGCTGGTAGGACTCAGTTATGGTGCTCACTGGGCAATTGTGCCAGCCGCAGCTTCAGAGCTATTTGGCTTGAAGAGTTTTGGCGCCTTGTATAATTTTCTGACACTGGCAAGTCCTGCTGGTTCTCTAATATTCTCTGGTGTCATCGCCAGTGGTATATACGACTATTATGCAGAGAAACAGGCCGGCCTTCTCTGGAAATATAACGGCAATATGCTTCCGGTTTCATTTCGGGATCAGGAAACTCCCACTTGTTTGGGTTCCATATGCTACTCTATCACTTGTGGGATAATGGCAGGACTTTGCATCATAGCAATGGTAATGAGTTTGATTGTCGTTCATAGGACTAAGAGTGTTTATGCTCAACTCTACGGGAATCTTAACAGAAGCAACAGATGA
- the LOC102617934 gene encoding thylakoid lumenal 17.9 kDa protein, chloroplastic, which produces MGLIGHRFQPPDFSLIKSSTIFTKKSSLCHGHHPEPAASTSQALYKKPIILSHLLSLALTATFNSPLPCLAVPSVNSQFPLLSPTTPFSQSKNLQLGLQEDGKIRPCPSTNPGCVSTNPKSSSFAFPLRIPENSTENAIQKLQEAILKTQKNVKIGVVEDTPFGQYLQAEVDGGFGRDVLEFLVKGDVVAYRSVAKKVTYVYPFTTALGDSKGQEERMKQIIAELGWYAPSFDSME; this is translated from the exons atgGGTTTGATTGGTCACCGTTTCCAACCACCTGATTTCTCACTCATCAAATCTTCAACAATCTTCACCAAAAAATCATCACTTTGCCATGGACATCACCCTGAGCCTGCAGCATCCACTTCACAGGCTCTTTACAAAAAGCCCATAATTTTATCCCATTTGCTTTCCTTGGCTCTCACCGCAACGTTCAACTCTCCATTGCCTTGTTTAGCCGTTCCTTCCGTCAACTCTCAGTTTCCGTTGCTTTCTCCTACCACCCCATTTTCTCAGTCCAAGAATTTGCAATTAGGACTACAAGAAGATGG GAAAATTAGGCCTTGCCCTTCAACAAATCCAGGGTGTGTGTCCACTAACCCCAAATCGTCATCGTTTGCGTTCCCTTTGAGGATTCCTGAAAATTCCACCGAGAATGCAATTCAG AAATTGCAGGAAGCCATCCTGAAAACACAGAAAAATGTCAAGATTGGTGTTGTAGAGGATACCCCATTTG GCCAGTATTTACAAGCTGAGGTTGATGGAGGGTTTGGCCGGGACGTGCTAGAGTTTTTGGTGAAAGGGGATGTGGTTGCTTATAGGTCAGTGGCTAAAAAAGTAACTTATGTATATCCCTTCACAACAGCTTTAGGGGATTCGAAGGGACAGGAAGAAAGAATGAAGCAAATTATTGCTGAATTAGGCTGGTATGCTCCAAGTTTTGATTCCATGGAATAG